ATAACCACAAAATCTTGGCAGATTCTGACAGCGCCAGGAAAAATGCAAAATCACCCCTATTGAAAGACAATAACTTACAGGAGGCGGAAATTGAAAATCTCAACACTGAGCATAGATCGCGACATGGTCGGTGGGGGAAAGTGTCTTGGGCAATGATCGGCAGTCTGAATCAAGATTAGAAGAAAACACTTGTCGAACCCAGACGGTATCATCGGCAAGTAGTAGGGCACGAACGTGGTAGAGCACTCTGCATTCAATCGAGCGGGTCCCCGACGAGAGAATCAGTCTGTGAGAATCAGTACTCGATTCACGTCACTTACTCCTCCGTTGAGCAGTGCGGAATACTCACAGCTTGAGGCAAGCATATTGGCCGAAGGCTGTCGAGACACACTCGTCACATGGAACGGGATCCTGCTCGACGGCCACCACCGGCTGCAGATATGCGAGAAGCACGGCCTGCCGTTTCAAGCGACGAGCATAGAACTCGAAGACGAGGCGGCAGCGAAAGTCTGGATTCTCAAGAACCAGCTTGGGCGGCGGAACCTGGCGCCTTATCAAAAAATGGAATTAGTCTTGCAATTAGAACCTCTATTATCTGCAAAAGCAAAAGATATTATGAGTCAAGCTGCGGCTGATCGACAAGCCAAAATACGTAAAATAAATGAAGAATTACATGAGTTGCCATCTTGGGACAGCGGAAATCGCTATGGTAAAGAATGTGAATTGAAGGCATTAGGGCGTGAGGCTGACAATGCGGATACTGCTAATAATCAACTCGTTTACTTCATCGAAAGTAACGGCAAAATCAAAATAGGTGTTAGCACATTTCCCGAAGCACGTCTGAAACAGCTCAAGACAGGCAATCCCGATGCTGTATTGTTAGCGTCTGTACCGGGTGGGCGATTTCTTGAAAAGGAGTTACACATAAGGCATGAAATCGATAGATGTTCTGGTGAATGGTTTAATAAATCAGCAGCATTGATGGATGACATAGTGGGGTTGTCCAACACGGACAAACCCACTGGCGCGCCATTTCATGTACGGCAAGAACTGGTGAAGCTAACCAAATTTGGTAGTGGTACTTTAGCGAGAGTCAAAGTCATCTCCGAGAAAGCGGACGAGGCAACCAAAGAACAACTGCGCAAGGGTGAGACGACTATCAACAAGGTCTACACGTCAATTCTAAATGATGAGCGTAAGGCAACCAACCGCGAGAAAAAGAATATTGCCCCCCCTGAAGGTCTATACAACGTCATAGTGATCGACCCACCCTGGCCAATAAAGAAAGTCGAGCGAGACTGCCGACCCAACCAATCTGCAGAGCTCGATTATCCAACGATGCCTCTCGAACTGATCTCGTCGATTCATATTCCAAAAGCAGATGACTGCCACCTATTCTGCTGGACAACAAACAAACTACTACCCGAGACGATCAAGATCGTCGAGGGCTGGGGTTTCCGATATGTATTGACAATGGTCTGGCATAAGCCAGGTGGTTTTCAGCCTGTTGGATTGCCACAGTACAACTGTGAGTTCATTATCTATGCGAGATATGGACATCCAGAATTCACAGATACCAAAGCGTTCAATGTTTGCTTTGATGCACCTCGTGGAAAGCACAGTGAGAAGCCGGAAGAATTTTATCGAATCATTGCTCGCGTCACTGAAGGTGAGCGGCTGGACATGTTCAGCCGTCGTCAGATCGAAGGATTCGATGTATGGGGGAACGAAGTGTGATGATCTGGCTCTCTGCGGCGCTGGAACGCACGGTGTGTTTGAAGGCAAGGCAAGAAAAGAACATCCAAGTGAGAATTCTCTTGATAGGTGCGGCG
The Candidatus Zixiibacteriota bacterium DNA segment above includes these coding regions:
- a CDS encoding GIY-YIG nuclease family protein, encoding MRISTRFTSLTPPLSSAEYSQLEASILAEGCRDTLVTWNGILLDGHHRLQICEKHGLPFQATSIELEDEAAAKVWILKNQLGRRNLAPYQKMELVLQLEPLLSAKAKDIMSQAAADRQAKIRKINEELHELPSWDSGNRYGKECELKALGREADNADTANNQLVYFIESNGKIKIGVSTFPEARLKQLKTGNPDAVLLASVPGGRFLEKELHIRHEIDRCSGEWFNKSAALMDDIVGLSNTDKPTGAPFHVRQELVKLTKFGSGTLARVKVISEKADEATKEQLRKGETTINKVYTSILNDERKATNREKKNIAPPEGLYNVIVIDPPWPIKKVERDCRPNQSAELDYPTMPLELISSIHIPKADDCHLFCWTTNKLLPETIKIVEGWGFRYVLTMVWHKPGGFQPVGLPQYNCEFIIYARYGHPEFTDTKAFNVCFDAPRGKHSEKPEEFYRIIARVTEGERLDMFSRRQIEGFDVWGNEV